The Sesamum indicum cultivar Zhongzhi No. 13 linkage group LG6, S_indicum_v1.0, whole genome shotgun sequence genome has a segment encoding these proteins:
- the LOC105164747 gene encoding carotenoid 9,10(9',10')-cleavage dioxygenase 1-like isoform X1, which yields MATSCSYYAFPLMISCTAESRPPRFGLPKPSTSSSSSAACKVMKLIPYHRQISTIMDLPIKEIAGKLLEALVDHVFEFVDQPYLPSQSNFAPVDEIGEPVRATLVHGSIPHDLPEGVYIRTGSNPLHGVQKSAVSIFGKSSHVWVEGEGMIHALYFNKDSSDGGWTTFYNNKYVSTDTFELEKEKKKPVFLPATEGDPPAVLSAFLLNLMRFGVANKNMSNTNVFEHAGKHYTISENDVAPYEIDIRNLETIGTWDEIADSWNRPFTSHPKKAPRTGELVTIGIDAKNPYLVLGVISADGKKLIHKVDLRFKRSILCHEMGVTQRYNIIPDFPTIIDLNRLLRGGSLIRYEKEEYARIGVMPRYGEVDSVRWFEVKPCCAFHIINCYEEDDEVVVMGCRAQDSIIPGPDLGKDKLEWFSRGFKKVDSYDDHSNMEEGFLFARPYEWRLNMKTGQVKERYLVGLQFSMDFPIINHNFTGLKTKYAYTQLVHSHASSAAGMVKYGGLAKLCLQDNNVQFLEGTQNGEGSGEEYRKIEYHMFPENTFCTGASFVAKQGSVDEDDGWLITFVHNEDTNTSEVYIVDAKKISSEAVAKIRLPCRVPYGFHGAYMHAS from the exons ATGGCAACCAGTTGTAGCTACTATGCATTTCCCCTGATGATCAGTTGCACTGCTGAAAGCAGGCCTCCAAGATTTGGTCTCCCAAAACCCTCtacctcatcatcatcatctgcTGCTTGTAAGGTCATGAAACTGATCCCCTATCATCGCCAGATTTCGACTATAATGGATCTTCCAATTAAGGAGATTGCAGGGAAATTATTAGAGGCTTTGGTTGATCACGTGTTTGAATTTGTCGACCAACCCTACCTCCCATCTCAG AGCAACTTCGCTCCAGTAGACGAGATCGGAGAACCCGTCCGAGCGACCCTAGTCCATGGCAGCATCCCTCATGATCTCCCAGAGGGTGTATACATTAGAACCG GCTCGAATCCTCTTCATGGAGTACAAAAATCGGCAGTTTCGATATTTGGAAAGTCGAGCCATGTTTGGGTAGAGGGAGAAGGAATGATTCATGCACTCTACTTCAACAAAGACAGTAGTGATGGAGGCTGGACAACCTTTTACAACAACAAATATGTCTCCACAGACACATTTGAactagaaaaggaaaagaagaagcCTGTTTTTCTTCCCGCTACGGAAGGGGATCCCCCTGCTGTTCTCTCAGCTTTCCTTCTCAACCTG ATGAGGTTTGGCGTGGCTAACAAGAACATGAGCAATACCAACGTTTTCGAACACGCCGGAAAGCACTACACGATCTCGGAGAATGATGTTGCTCCTTATGAGATCGACATTCGTAACCTTGAAACTATAGGCACTTGGGATGAGATTGCTGACTCCTGGAATCGTCCATTCACCAGTCACCCTAAG AAAGCGCCAAGGACTGGTGAGCTTGTAACAATTGGGATTGACGCGAAAAACCCTTATTTGGTATTGGGAGTCATCTcag CTGATGGTAAAAAGCTAATACATAAAGTTGATTTGAGATTTAAAAGGAGCATCTTGTGCCATGAGATGGGGGTCACCCAAAG GTATAATATTATACCAGATTTTCCCACGATTATAGACTTAAATCGACTGTTAAGGGGAGGCTC GTTAATAAGATATGAAAAGGAAGAATATGCAAGAATCGGAGTAATGCCTCGTTACGGTGAAGTTGATTCCGTGCGGTGGTTTGAAGTGAAGCCATGTTGCGCATTTCACATCATCAATTGTTACGAGGAAGATGATGAG GTTGTGGTAATGGGATGTAGAGCTCAAGATTCGATCATTCCAGGGCCTGATTTGGGGAAGGACAAATTGGAGTGGTTCTCAAGAGGATTTAAGAAGGTAGATTCATACGATGATCATAGTAATATGGAAGAAGGGTTTCTTTTTGCTCGTCCTTACGAGTGGAGACTGAATATGAAAACGGGACAAGTGAAAGAGAGGTATCTGGTGGGCCTTCAATTCTCAATGGATTTCCCTATCATAAATCACAATTTTACAGGACTCAAAACTAAGTATGCGTACACTCAACTTGTTCATTCCCATGCTAGTTCTGCTGCag GCATGGTCAAGTATGGAGGGCTGGCTAAACTATGTTTGCAAGACAACAATGTCCAATTCTTAgag GGAACGCAAAATGGTGAGGGTAGTGGAGAAGAGTATAGAAAGATTGAATACCACATGTTTCCAGAAAATACCTTCTGCACGGGAGCTTCATTCGTGGCCAAACAAGGATCTGTAGACGAAGACGATGGCTGGCTCATCACTTTTGTACACAATGAGGACACCAACACATCCGAGGTATACATAGTTGATGCAAAGAAGATTTCAAGTGAGGCAGTTGCCAAAATTAGATTGCCATGCAGGGTGCCTTATGGATTTCATGGAGCCTACATGCATGCCTCTTAA
- the LOC105164747 gene encoding carotenoid 9,10(9',10')-cleavage dioxygenase 1-like isoform X2, translating into MATSCSYYAFPLMISCTAESRPPRFGLPKPSTSSSSSAACKVMKLIPYHRQISTIMDLPIKEIAGKLLEALVDHVFEFVDQPYLPSQSNFAPVDEIGEPVRATLVHGSIPHDLPEGVYIRTGSNPLHGVQKSAVSIFGKSSHVWVEGEGMIHALYFNKDSSDGGWTTFYNNKYVSTDTFELEKEKKKPVFLPATEGDPPAVLSAFLLNLMRFGVANKNMSNTNVFEHAGKHYTISENDVAPYEIDIRNLETIGTWDEIADSWNRPFTSHPKKAPRTGELVTIGIDAKNPYLVLGVISADGKKLIHKVDLRFKRSILCHEMGVTQRLIRYEKEEYARIGVMPRYGEVDSVRWFEVKPCCAFHIINCYEEDDEVVVMGCRAQDSIIPGPDLGKDKLEWFSRGFKKVDSYDDHSNMEEGFLFARPYEWRLNMKTGQVKERYLVGLQFSMDFPIINHNFTGLKTKYAYTQLVHSHASSAAGMVKYGGLAKLCLQDNNVQFLEGTQNGEGSGEEYRKIEYHMFPENTFCTGASFVAKQGSVDEDDGWLITFVHNEDTNTSEVYIVDAKKISSEAVAKIRLPCRVPYGFHGAYMHAS; encoded by the exons ATGGCAACCAGTTGTAGCTACTATGCATTTCCCCTGATGATCAGTTGCACTGCTGAAAGCAGGCCTCCAAGATTTGGTCTCCCAAAACCCTCtacctcatcatcatcatctgcTGCTTGTAAGGTCATGAAACTGATCCCCTATCATCGCCAGATTTCGACTATAATGGATCTTCCAATTAAGGAGATTGCAGGGAAATTATTAGAGGCTTTGGTTGATCACGTGTTTGAATTTGTCGACCAACCCTACCTCCCATCTCAG AGCAACTTCGCTCCAGTAGACGAGATCGGAGAACCCGTCCGAGCGACCCTAGTCCATGGCAGCATCCCTCATGATCTCCCAGAGGGTGTATACATTAGAACCG GCTCGAATCCTCTTCATGGAGTACAAAAATCGGCAGTTTCGATATTTGGAAAGTCGAGCCATGTTTGGGTAGAGGGAGAAGGAATGATTCATGCACTCTACTTCAACAAAGACAGTAGTGATGGAGGCTGGACAACCTTTTACAACAACAAATATGTCTCCACAGACACATTTGAactagaaaaggaaaagaagaagcCTGTTTTTCTTCCCGCTACGGAAGGGGATCCCCCTGCTGTTCTCTCAGCTTTCCTTCTCAACCTG ATGAGGTTTGGCGTGGCTAACAAGAACATGAGCAATACCAACGTTTTCGAACACGCCGGAAAGCACTACACGATCTCGGAGAATGATGTTGCTCCTTATGAGATCGACATTCGTAACCTTGAAACTATAGGCACTTGGGATGAGATTGCTGACTCCTGGAATCGTCCATTCACCAGTCACCCTAAG AAAGCGCCAAGGACTGGTGAGCTTGTAACAATTGGGATTGACGCGAAAAACCCTTATTTGGTATTGGGAGTCATCTcag CTGATGGTAAAAAGCTAATACATAAAGTTGATTTGAGATTTAAAAGGAGCATCTTGTGCCATGAGATGGGGGTCACCCAAAG GTTAATAAGATATGAAAAGGAAGAATATGCAAGAATCGGAGTAATGCCTCGTTACGGTGAAGTTGATTCCGTGCGGTGGTTTGAAGTGAAGCCATGTTGCGCATTTCACATCATCAATTGTTACGAGGAAGATGATGAG GTTGTGGTAATGGGATGTAGAGCTCAAGATTCGATCATTCCAGGGCCTGATTTGGGGAAGGACAAATTGGAGTGGTTCTCAAGAGGATTTAAGAAGGTAGATTCATACGATGATCATAGTAATATGGAAGAAGGGTTTCTTTTTGCTCGTCCTTACGAGTGGAGACTGAATATGAAAACGGGACAAGTGAAAGAGAGGTATCTGGTGGGCCTTCAATTCTCAATGGATTTCCCTATCATAAATCACAATTTTACAGGACTCAAAACTAAGTATGCGTACACTCAACTTGTTCATTCCCATGCTAGTTCTGCTGCag GCATGGTCAAGTATGGAGGGCTGGCTAAACTATGTTTGCAAGACAACAATGTCCAATTCTTAgag GGAACGCAAAATGGTGAGGGTAGTGGAGAAGAGTATAGAAAGATTGAATACCACATGTTTCCAGAAAATACCTTCTGCACGGGAGCTTCATTCGTGGCCAAACAAGGATCTGTAGACGAAGACGATGGCTGGCTCATCACTTTTGTACACAATGAGGACACCAACACATCCGAGGTATACATAGTTGATGCAAAGAAGATTTCAAGTGAGGCAGTTGCCAAAATTAGATTGCCATGCAGGGTGCCTTATGGATTTCATGGAGCCTACATGCATGCCTCTTAA
- the LOC105165060 gene encoding carotenoid 9,10(9',10')-cleavage dioxygenase 1-like: MTTATMYAIQSSCSSWRASSFSPNIDVRSRASLLSSISSKLFWKELNQTTVLHHVPKTIKEASVRLLDSFVYLAFEFLDQTLLPSQSNFAPVEEIGEAVQVTAGSIDGRIPDDFPEGVYVRNGPNPLFGGLKSTKSIFGKSSHTWIEGEGMLHALYFSKDSDGRWKISYNNRHVETDTFKHEKDRKKPAFLPAIEGDSPAVLLAYVLNWLRFGSVNKYLSNTSVFEHSGKFYSAAENHIPQEIDILTLETRRNWDINGDWTRPFTSHPKKAPGTGELVIMGIYPQKPYLELGIVSADGKKLLHRVDLKLNRCCLCHEIGVTRRYNVIMDFPLTLDINRLIRGGPLIKYNKKGYARIGIMPRYGDADSVHWFEVEPSCTFHIINCYEEDDEVIVLACRSRNSIIPGPDFGWNKFEWYSKGFKQIGALEEIDEESEDESFLSRVYEWRLNMLTGEVAEKNLTGAEYSMDFPIANEKYISKKNKFGYTQVVDSDASSMSGMAKYGGLAKLYFEEMELEELIKVEYHKFPENTFCSGAAFVAKSGGVEEDDGWIITYVHNEDSNLSQVYIVDAKNFSHEPVAKITLPRRVPYGFHGAFMPLHP, encoded by the exons ATGACTACTGCTACCATGTATGCAATTCAAAGCAGCTGCTCCTCATGGAGGGCTTCTTCGTTTTCCCCGAACATCGATGTTCGTTCAAGAGCTTCACTCTTATCTTCCATCAGTTCAAAG CTGTTCTGGAAAGAACTCAATCAAACTACAGTTTTGCATCATGTTCCCAAGACGATCAAGGAGGCTTCAGTGAGATTGCTGGATAGTTTTGTCTATTTGGCATTCGAGTTCCTTGATCAGACGTTGCTCCCATCACAG AGTAATTTTGCTCCAGTGGAAGAGATTGGAGAGGCTGTTCAGGTGACTGCTGGCTCCATTGATGGGAGAATCCCAGATGATTTTCCAGAGGGTGTTTACGTTAGAAATG GACCTAATCCCCTGTTTGGAGGTTTAAAATCAACCAAGTCTATATTTGGAAAGTCTAGCCACACTTGGATAGAAGGAGAAGGCATGCTTCACGCCTTGTACTTCTCTAAAGACAGTGATGGAAGATGGAAGATTTCCTACAACAACAGACATGTCGAAACAGATACTTTCAAACACGAAAAGGATAGGAAGAAACCAGCATTTCTTCCTGCTATAGAAGGGGATTCTCCAGCTGTCCTGTTAGCTTATGTACTAAATTGG TTAAGATTTGGCTCCGTAAATAAGTATCTGAGCAACACCAGTGTTTTTGAGCACTCTGGAAAGTTCTATTCGGCTGCTGAGAACCACATACCTCAAGAAATTGACATTCTTACATTAGAAACCAGACGGAATTGGGATATAAACGGAGATTGGACAAGGCCGTTTACCAGTCACCCCAAG AAAGCTCCAGGTACAGGAGAGCTCGTGATTATGGGCATTTATCCACAAAAACCTTACTTAGAGCTGGGAATAGTCTCAG CTGATGGAAAGAAACTGCTTCATAGAGTGGATCTCAAATTAAACAGATGTTGCCTTTGCCATGAAATAGGGGTTACAAGAAG GTACAATGTGATCATGGATTTTCCTCTGACCTTGGACATAAATCGACTCATAAGAGGAGGACC gttaataaaatacaataagaaaGGATATGCTAGGATCGGAATAATGCCTCGTTATGGAGATGCAGATTCCGTCCACTGGTTTGAAGTGGAACCAAGTTGTACATTTCACATTATCAATTGCTATGAAGAGGATGATGAG GTAATTGTCTTGGCGTGTAGATCTCGCAATTCAATCATACCAGGGCCTGACTTTGGTTGGAACAAATTTGAGTGGTATTCCAAAGGTTTCAAGCAGATAGGTGCACTCGAAGAAATTGATGAAGAATCAGAAGACGAGTCATTCCTTTCGCGTGTGTATGAGTGGAGACTAAATATGCTCACCGGAGAGGTGGCAGAGAAGAATCTCACAGGAGCTGAGTACTCTATGGATTTTCCAATAGctaatgaaaaatacattagcaagaaaaataagtttggcTACACACAGGTAGTCGACTCAGACGCGAGCTCCATGTCAG GCATGGCAAAATATGGAGGGCTTGCAAAGCTTTATTTTGAAGAGATGGAGCTTGAAGAGTTGATAAAGGTTGAATATCACAAGTTTCCAGAGAACACCTTCTGTTCAGGGGCTGCTTTTGTGGCCAAATCTGGGGGTGTTGAAGAGGATGATGGTTGGATCATTACATATGTGCATAATGAAGACAGCAACTTATCTCAA GTCTATATAGTTGATGCAAAGAATTTCTCACACGAGCCGGTTGCTAAAATTACGCTTCCAAGGAGAGTGCCTTATGGATTTCATGGAGCTTTTATGCCACTACATCCATGA